From a region of the Thermomicrobium roseum DSM 5159 genome:
- a CDS encoding NAD(P)/FAD-dependent oxidoreductase, translating into MPFPSHADAVVIGTGAFGLSVTLQLARMGLRSVVALDRYPIASQTSPRAAGLFKLVQADELRTRLARLAVETVMHFERDFGVTLPYVRSGSLMVARTERHARVIEQEVSDAQRWGADVHLVSAREAQALAPFLQAESILRAAYVPGDIYIEEPVSLLNAFREAAELLGARIIGNVPVIGIDVRDSAVRAVLTPEGTIQTDIVIDAAGAWVRAVARLAGTDLAVQPMRHQLAITQPISGTQSEQAIVRIFDAAVYVRPCRGGLMWGGFEANPLPFDPTAHGDDFRIEMTPLDFGILQQCAESVRNVVPVLHDVPVQEHRGGLFTMTPDGRFVVGPVPAVRGFWVLSGCNGSGFSFSPALGRLLAEWIVQGQPSVDLAAFAPARLAGVVDKASLREAAIFQYTHYYEPLGE; encoded by the coding sequence ATGCCTTTTCCGAGCCACGCTGATGCTGTCGTCATCGGTACGGGTGCCTTCGGCCTTTCCGTCACGTTGCAGCTGGCCCGAATGGGGTTACGCAGCGTGGTCGCCTTGGATCGGTATCCGATCGCTTCCCAGACTTCGCCGCGCGCTGCTGGTCTCTTCAAGCTCGTGCAAGCGGACGAACTGCGGACGCGCCTTGCTCGTCTGGCTGTAGAGACGGTGATGCACTTCGAACGTGACTTCGGTGTGACGCTTCCCTATGTCCGGTCGGGAAGTCTCATGGTCGCGCGAACCGAACGCCATGCTCGCGTCATCGAGCAGGAAGTGAGCGATGCGCAACGTTGGGGTGCCGATGTTCATCTCGTGTCAGCGCGCGAGGCGCAGGCGCTTGCACCGTTCCTGCAGGCCGAGTCGATACTGCGTGCAGCCTATGTGCCCGGCGATATCTACATCGAGGAACCAGTGAGTCTCTTGAACGCCTTTCGTGAGGCTGCCGAGCTTCTCGGTGCGCGCATCATCGGAAACGTGCCGGTCATCGGTATCGATGTGCGAGATTCGGCGGTTCGAGCAGTGCTCACGCCCGAGGGGACGATCCAGACTGATATCGTCATCGATGCAGCGGGAGCATGGGTGCGTGCGGTTGCTCGCCTAGCTGGCACTGACTTGGCTGTCCAGCCGATGCGGCACCAACTGGCTATCACACAGCCGATCAGCGGCACGCAGAGCGAGCAGGCGATCGTGCGGATCTTCGATGCTGCGGTGTATGTCCGGCCGTGTCGGGGTGGTCTCATGTGGGGCGGGTTCGAGGCGAATCCGCTACCGTTCGATCCCACCGCGCATGGCGACGATTTTCGTATCGAGATGACCCCACTCGATTTCGGAATTCTTCAGCAATGCGCGGAAAGTGTGCGCAACGTGGTTCCGGTTCTGCACGATGTGCCTGTTCAGGAGCATCGCGGTGGACTGTTTACGATGACACCGGATGGTCGCTTCGTCGTCGGACCAGTTCCCGCGGTCAGAGGATTTTGGGTTTTGAGTGGCTGCAACGGGAGCGGTTTCTCCTTTTCGCCGGCGCTCGGGCGTTTGCTCGCAGAGTGGATCGTTCAGGGTCAGCCGTCGGTCGATCTGGCTGCGTTTGCGCCGGCACGACTGGCTGGCGTGGTCGACAAAGCCTCGCTGCGCGAGGCCGCGATCTTCCAGTACACGCACTACTACGAGCCACTCGGAGAGTGA